TCCATATCCGCAAAAACTTCCTCGGCCATGTGGAACGCCGAATTCGCCGCCGGCACGCCGCAGTAGATCGCGGTCTGCAGCAACACTTCCTTGAGCTCGTCGCGCGTCACGCCGTTGTTGGCCGCCGCGCGCAGATGGAGCTTCAGTTCTTCCGACCGGTTCAGCGCCACCATCATCGCGATGGTCACCAGGCTGCGCGTATGGCGCGGCAGGCCTTCGCGCGTCCAGATCTCGCCCCAGGCATAGCGCGTGATCAGGTTCTGGAATTCCTCGGTGAGCGGCGTCAGCTTCTGTAGCGAGCGGTCGACGTGGGCGCTGCCCAGCACCGCGCGGCGCACCGACAGGCCGGCCTCGTAGCGCGCGTGGTCGTCGGTCACGGGCAGGCGGCCGTGGATGAAGTCGAGCAGTGCCGCGGTGAATCGGCCCGGCTGCTCGCGGTTGGATAGATGGGCGGCCGGCAGTTCCACATAGCGAGCCCCCGGAATGGCATCGGCCAGCGCCCTGCCCTCGGCGGCCGTGGTCGACGGGTCGTCGCTGCCGGCGATCACCAGCACGGGCACCTTGATCGTCTTCACGGCCTCGCGCAGATCGGCATCGCGCAGCGCCGTGCAGCCCAGTGCGTAGCCGCGCGGGTCCAGACCCTGCAGTACCGCGCGCAGGTCGTCCAGCGCGGCGCCCGCCGTATTGCGGAAGCCTTCGGTGAACCAGCGTCCCAGCGACGCCTCGACCAGCGGCGCCATGCCGTCGCGCATCACGCCGTCGATGCGCGCGCTCCACGAATCGGCCGTGCCGATCTTCGGCGCCGTATTGGCGACGATGACCTTCGAGAACCGCTCGGGCGCGTTCACGGCCAGCCACTGGCCAATCAGCCCGCCGATCGACAGGCCGCAGAACACGGCCTGTTCAACTTGCAGCGCGTCCAGGATCGCCAGCACGTCGCGGCCCAGCACATCGACCGTGGCCTCGGCTGCCTCGGACGTCGACTTGCCGTGCCCGCGCATGTCGTGGCGCACCACGCGGAAGCGGCCGGCCAGCGCGTCGGCCTGCGGCTTCCACATCGTGTGGTCGGTGCCCATCGAATTCGAGAAAAGGATGACGGGCGCGGTGTCGGGGCCGTCGACGGTATAGAACAGCCGGGCACCGGCGTGATCGAGGTAAGGCAAGGTCGTCTCCAGTCAGTCGTGGTGGCGTGGCTCGCGCATCTGCCGCCAGCCGTCCACGGCGGCATCGGCGAAGCTTGTGGATTGGCCCGCATACTGCGCGGGGTCGCTGAGCCGGCCGAGCGTGGCATCGTCGAGCAGGCCCTGGTGCGCGGGATCGTCAGCCAGCGTGCGGGCCAGCGCGTCGCGC
This region of Cupriavidus sp. EM10 genomic DNA includes:
- the pcaD gene encoding 3-oxoadipate enol-lactonase, which gives rise to MPYLDHAGARLFYTVDGPDTAPVILFSNSMGTDHTMWKPQADALAGRFRVVRHDMRGHGKSTSEAAEATVDVLGRDVLAILDALQVEQAVFCGLSIGGLIGQWLAVNAPERFSKVIVANTAPKIGTADSWSARIDGVMRDGMAPLVEASLGRWFTEGFRNTAGAALDDLRAVLQGLDPRGYALGCTALRDADLREAVKTIKVPVLVIAGSDDPSTTAAEGRALADAIPGARYVELPAAHLSNREQPGRFTAALLDFIHGRLPVTDDHARYEAGLSVRRAVLGSAHVDRSLQKLTPLTEEFQNLITRYAWGEIWTREGLPRHTRSLVTIAMMVALNRSEELKLHLRAAANNGVTRDELKEVLLQTAIYCGVPAANSAFHMAEEVFADMDRARG